A window of Elgaria multicarinata webbii isolate HBS135686 ecotype San Diego chromosome 2, rElgMul1.1.pri, whole genome shotgun sequence contains these coding sequences:
- the LOC134392595 gene encoding NACHT, LRR and PYD domains-containing protein 12-like, which produces MKDPNSRLGEYVHINVRYSNLIIVDNHRPEKQRELEIKASGREHDKIMKERASSSTTTEKLFKPDKYGLIPQVVILQGAAGIGKTTTARKIMFDWASEQLYQDMFDYAFYIHCREMNFCTEEKSIVDIMLKWLPSEHEVKHKAKELSKEILQNPKKLLFIIDGFDELRFSIDQPEDCLCTDPWRKEPMDVLLSSLFRKKLLPESYLIITTRPTALEKIQQYLQCSRYAEILGFSMEDREEYFHKFFQNEDQATEAFRKVKQNERLFTMCLIPLVCWIICTVMKGQMERGEDLGKASNTLTAVYMQYLYSLFKYHHSQSKQESQRNWKGLCSLAAEGIMKREILFCEKEVKKYGLDQEDSLPLFLNENIFIRDIECVCTYSFVHLSFQEFFAALHYVLQEGEGQRSEKPNQDVRTLLESYQNSRYDLEVTVLFIFGLLNEKKRMKSLKEIFEWKFSLKIKEVLLEWVKNTTKNGKIEMSEAQIFQCLYEIQDEHFVKHALEHITELYCHGLSQMETMAIVYCLEHCCCLEFLDLGGFQYLEKEKEELLSELRKRQLNHKENLEQLCKAMTSPRSNLKKLRFWQCDLTEACCGDLASVLCTNQTLTVLVFLRCSLKDFGLHLLCSGLKHPNCRLQKLTFYECHFTGACCGDLAQVLTENQSLQKLSITTNQIEDTGVKVLCEGLKHPKCNLQVLHLAVCSLTVACCGDLAQVLVKNQSLKELDLFGNDLEDGGVKLLCEGLKHPNNYLTKLFLMDCCLTAACCGDLAEALTVNQRLKELSLFQNKIEDAGVEVLCEGLKHPDCKLEVLNLFHCSLTGACCRALAEVLTENQRLKELVLSGNSIEDTGVKLLREGLEHSKCNLQVPDVDEGGISKEMTAAMKNPEMVMKVYMRAFNSCNE; this is translated from the exons ATGAAAGACCCTAATTCTCGCCTTGGGGAATATGTGCACATAAATGTGAGATATTCAAATCTAATCATCGTAGATAATCACCGTCCTGAAAAGCAGAGAGAACTTGAAATCAAGGCCTCAGGACGGGAACATGATAAAATCATGAAGGAGAGAGCCAGTTCTtctaccaccactgaaaagctgtTTAAGCCTGACAAATATGGACTGATTCCACAAGTCGTTATTCTACAAGGAGCTGCAGGAATTGGAAAAACAACGACAGCAAGAAAAATCATGTTTGACTGGGCCTCTGAACAGCTTTATCAAGACATGTTTGATTATGCTTTCTATATTCATTGCAGGGAGATGAACTTCTGTACTGAGGAAAAGAGTATTGTAGACATAATGTTGAAATGGTTGCCCAGTGAACATGAAGTTAAACATAAAGCTAAAGAGTTAAGTAAAGAGATATTGCAGAATCCAAAGAAACTCCTATTCATAATTGATGGGTTTGATGAATTAAGATTTTCCATCGATCAGCCGGAAGATTGCCTTTGCACTGATCCCTGGAGGAAGGAGCCGATGGATGTCCTTCTGAGCAGTTTATTTCGGAAAAAACTTCTTCCTGAATCCTATCTGATCATTACAACAAGACCAACAGCCCTGGAGAAAATCCAACAGTACTTGCAGTGCTCACGTTATGCTGAGATCCTGGGATTTTCAATGGAGGACAGGGAGGAATATTTCCACAAATTCTTTCAGAATGAAGACCAAGCAACAGAAGCTTtcagaaaagtaaaacaaaatgagagacTCTTCACGATGTGCTTAATTCCCCTTGTGTGCTGGATCATCTGCACAGTGATGAAAGGACAGATGGAAAGAGGTGAAGATCTTGGGAAGGCATCAAATACACTCACTGCAGTCTATATGCAATATCTCTACAGTTTGTTCAAGTACCatcacagccaatccaagcaagAAAGCCAAAGAAACTGGAAAGGTTTATGTTCTTTAGCTGCAGAAGGAATTATGAAACGGGAAATACTATTTTGCGAAAAAGAAGTCAAGAAGTACGGCTTGGATCAGGAAgactccctccccctctttctgaATGAGAATATTTTCATAAGGGACATTGAATGTGTTTGTACCTACAGCTTCGTTCACTTAAGCTTCCAGGAGTTTTTTGCTGCTTTACATTATGTACTAcaggaaggagaagggcagagaTCAGAAAAGCCTAATCAAGATGTGAGGACACTTTTAGAAAGCTACCAGAATTCAAGATATGATTTAGAAGTAACAGTGCTCTTCATCTTTGGtcttttaaatgaaaagaaaagaatgaaaagctTGAAAGAAATCTTTGAATGGAAATTTTCACTTAAAATTAAAGAAGTCTTACTGGAATGGGTGAAAAACACCACTAAAAATGGGAAAATTGAAATGTCAGAAGCACAAATTTTCCAGTGTTTGTATGAGATCCAAGATGAACATTTTGTGAAACATGCATTGGAACATATAACTGAATTATATTGCCATGGTTTGTCACAGATGGAAACAATGGCAATAGTGTATTGTCTAGAGCACTGTTGTTGCTTGGAGTTCCTTGATTTAGGAGGTTTTCAAtatctggaaaaagaaaaagaagaactcCTTTCAGAACTACG CAAAAGGCAGCTGAATCATAAAGAAAATCTGGAACAGCTTTGCAAAGCAATGACGTCTCCAAGGAGTAACTTAAAGAAACTGAG GTTTTGGCAATGTGATCTGACAGAAGCGTGTTGTGGGGATCTTGCCTCTGTTCTTTGTACCAACCAGACCCTGACAGTACTAGTGTTTTTGCGATGTTCTTTGAAAGATTTTGGACTCCATCTACTGTGTAGTGGGTTAAAACACCCTAACTGCAGACTGCAGAAGCTCAC GTTTTATGAATGTCACTTCACAGGAGCTTGTTGTGGGGATCTTGCCCAAGTTCTCACTGAAAACCAGAGCCTGCAAAAGTTAAGCATAACTACGAATCAAATAGAAGACACCGGAGTGAAAGTGCTGTGTGAAGGGCTCAAGCATCCAAAGTGTAATCTACAGGTGCTGCA cttggctgtttgCTCTTTGACAGTGGCTTGTTGTGGGGATCTTGCCCAAGTTCTCGTTAAAAACCAGAGCCTGAAGGAATTGGATCTGTTTGGCAATGATCTAGAAGATGGAGGAGTGAAGCTGCTCTGTGAGGGACTAAAACATCCAAACAACTATCTAACGAAGCTATT CTTGATGGATTGCTGTTTGACAGCAGCATGCTGTGGGGATCTTGCTGAAGCTCTTACTGTAAACCAGAGGCTGAAAGAATTAAGTCTGTTTCAGAATAAAATAGAAGACGCAGGAGTGGAAGTGCTGTGTGAGGGGCTAAAACATCCAGACTGTAAACTAGAGGTGCTAAA CTTGTTTCATTGCTCTTTGACAGGAGCTTGTTGTAGGGCTCTTGCTGAAGTTCTCACTGAAAACCAGAGGCTGAAAGAGCTGGTTTTGTCTGGGAATTCAATAGAAGACACAGGAGTGAAGCTGCTACGTGAAGGGTTAGAACATTCAAAGTGTAATCTACAGGTACCAGA TGTGGATGAAGGAGGGATAAGCAAGGAAATGACAGCAGCCATGAAGAATCCTGAAATGGTGATGAAGGTTTATATGAGAGCCTTTAATTCTTGCAATGAATAA